In Methanothrix sp., a genomic segment contains:
- a CDS encoding type II toxin-antitoxin system RelE/ParE family toxin: MIYQLIIQPRAQRFLKKLRKKNPDAASEIVMDIFELKNDPKTSLDALIDSLTDKEIDELNADEGAYAF; this comes from the coding sequence TTGATCTATCAACTCATCATCCAGCCGAGAGCACAGCGGTTCCTTAAGAAGCTAAGAAAGAAAAATCCGGATGCAGCATCAGAAATAGTAATGGATATATTTGAGCTAAAAAATGATCCCAAGACGTCGCTTGATGCCTTAATAGACTCCTTGACCGACAAAGAGATTGATGAGTTGAACGCCGATGAAGGAGCCTATGCCTTTTGA
- a CDS encoding NAD(P)/FAD-dependent oxidoreductase: protein MRLCSTVRGIRREGEESVLHLAGGEEIRASIVISAEGVRGRLARQAGIMPPEVILSGAQVEVPFSVEDPESVELHLGAAPGLFAWVIPTGEEAARIGLCARSRGWQHLQRFLGQEGIRERILGSATAINVGGLPLGPPARTVAEGLLVVGDAAGQVKPTSGGGIYPALVAAKVAGRVAAAAALEEDCSARRLQEYDHTWRAILGRELEIGMRANRMLNRMSAAELDDVLGYLAARPGLIKSIEEHGDIDRPSRLMVRMLRRLDWDGLKLAGLLRYALG, encoded by the coding sequence ATGAGGCTCTGCTCGACGGTTAGAGGAATAAGGCGAGAGGGAGAAGAGAGCGTTCTCCACCTGGCCGGTGGGGAAGAGATCCGGGCCTCGATTGTCATCAGTGCAGAAGGTGTGAGGGGCAGATTGGCCCGCCAGGCGGGGATCATGCCTCCGGAGGTGATTCTCTCCGGAGCGCAGGTGGAGGTTCCCTTTTCAGTAGAGGATCCCGAGTCAGTGGAGCTGCACCTGGGAGCAGCACCGGGCCTCTTCGCCTGGGTGATACCTACAGGGGAGGAGGCCGCCCGCATAGGTCTTTGCGCCAGGAGCAGGGGATGGCAGCATCTACAGAGATTCCTGGGGCAGGAGGGGATAAGAGAGAGGATCCTGGGATCGGCAACAGCGATAAATGTGGGCGGCCTGCCCCTGGGCCCGCCCGCCCGGACGGTGGCAGAGGGCCTTTTGGTGGTGGGAGATGCTGCCGGCCAGGTCAAGCCCACCTCGGGGGGAGGGATCTATCCTGCACTGGTGGCGGCCAAGGTCGCCGGCCGCGTGGCTGCTGCAGCCGCCCTGGAGGAGGATTGCTCTGCCCGGAGGCTGCAGGAGTACGATCACACCTGGCGGGCAATTCTGGGCCGGGAGCTGGAGATAGGCATGAGGGCCAACCGGATGCTGAACCGGATGAGCGCTGCAGAGCTGGACGATGTGCTGGGCTATCTGGCTGCAAGGCCCGGGCTGATAAAGAGCATAGAGGAGCACGGGGATATCGACCGGCCCAGCCGGCTGATGGTGAGGATGCTTCGCCGCCTGGACTGGGATGGCTTGAAGCTGGCGGGGCTGCTGCGCTATGCTCTGGGGTGA
- a CDS encoding FAD-dependent oxidoreductase, translating to MPHLREGFDVAIIGAGPAGSMAARYAAKAKARTLLLEEHSAVGWPVQCAGLLGLGAMAESELPGRSSVLQEMRGAAIFSPGGSRLDFKARAPRASVVDRRLFDRELACEALRAGGGDEALLDG from the coding sequence GTGCCTCATCTGAGGGAAGGCTTTGATGTAGCCATCATCGGCGCCGGCCCGGCGGGCTCCATGGCCGCCAGATATGCCGCCAAGGCCAAAGCCAGAACCCTCCTCTTAGAGGAGCATTCGGCAGTGGGCTGGCCGGTGCAGTGTGCCGGCCTGCTCGGCTTGGGGGCTATGGCGGAGTCGGAGCTTCCAGGCAGATCCTCTGTCCTGCAGGAGATGAGAGGGGCGGCGATATTCTCTCCTGGTGGCAGCCGGCTGGACTTCAAAGCTCGGGCTCCAAGGGCCAGCGTCGTTGACAGGAGGCTCTTTGACCGGGAACTGGCCTGCGAGGCCCTGAGGGCGGGGGGCGGAGATGAGGCTCTGCTCGACGGTTAG
- a CDS encoding Ku protein: MADVAQLTEETGGKDGDGEEDEASTTSAPPRTIWSGSLRIGLINIPVKAFSMTRNTRISFRMLHRTCQTPISFKRYCQEGEEVSLADIVYGYPLGRDKYVILGKEEIDKAKPESRRTIALDRFVNFFEVDPHYFEKTYLLLPDRSEEAYSLLRAVMEKTGKAAIGRITIHSRERPVLVHYYRQAIAATTMRYPEEILDPAGYSVLRELPSPSEKEMELALEIVRSLTGQLDFSDYEDEYRKRIEALVRSKMEGMVIVPEKKREKPPARSLMEALRATADSLK; this comes from the coding sequence ATGGCCGATGTAGCGCAGCTCACAGAGGAGACCGGAGGTAAGGATGGAGACGGAGAGGAGGATGAGGCCTCAACTACCTCTGCCCCTCCCAGGACCATCTGGTCGGGGAGCCTGCGAATAGGCCTGATCAACATCCCGGTCAAGGCCTTCTCCATGACCAGGAACACCCGCATCAGCTTTCGCATGCTTCACAGAACTTGCCAGACTCCCATCTCCTTCAAGCGCTACTGCCAGGAAGGGGAAGAGGTCTCGCTCGCTGATATCGTTTATGGTTATCCCCTGGGAAGAGATAAGTATGTGATTTTGGGGAAAGAGGAGATCGATAAGGCGAAGCCCGAATCCAGGAGGACCATCGCCCTGGACCGCTTCGTCAACTTCTTTGAGGTCGACCCACATTATTTTGAGAAGACCTATCTGCTCCTGCCCGACCGCTCTGAGGAGGCCTACTCTCTATTGAGGGCGGTGATGGAGAAGACGGGCAAAGCGGCCATCGGCAGGATCACCATACACTCCCGGGAGAGGCCCGTCCTGGTCCACTACTACCGCCAGGCAATAGCCGCCACCACTATGAGATATCCGGAGGAGATCTTGGATCCGGCGGGATATAGTGTGCTCAGAGAGCTTCCTTCGCCATCGGAAAAGGAGATGGAGCTGGCCCTGGAGATCGTTCGCAGCCTGACCGGCCAGCTGGATTTCAGCGACTATGAGGATGAGTACAGGAAGAGAATCGAGGCCCTGGTCAGATCCAAGATGGAGGGGATGGTGATTGTGCCGGAGAAGAAGAGGGAGAAGCCCCCTGCCCGGAGCCTGATGGAGGCCCTCCGGGCAACGGCCGATTCACTGAAATGA
- a CDS encoding aldehyde dehydrogenase has protein sequence MHQTHMIIDGEQLSISSHNAKTIYNPADQEAVAVVSSGTRQHARLALEAAKRAFAVWSETSSEKRAEILHSAAELVRERSETMARLLTQEQGKPLKNARAEILSSADILDYYAEEGRRNVGEWLATHRGRSIVIRQPVGVAALITPWNYPVDLLSWKVGPCLAAGCTFVAKPPSRAPVAATEFLRAVHEAGLPAGAVNVVHGPGEEVGAELVENPISRKIAFTGQTETGRWIMAHAADRIKRVSLELGGNSPFIVCADTDIEKAAAACAQRAFSNMGQICISVNRVYVAEEIAEEFGELLVRQAERLRIGNGLEENVDLGPMFSREQRSRTKEHVADALNKGAELLSGGREPEGEAFDKGYFFLPTVLGGADHSMRIMREETFGPVAPVMRFKTLDEAIRLANDSNYGLAAYIYTSDITTGIRAAERLEAGGVGVNINNVMDHQMPFGGWKESGIGRELGLYGLQSFLEIKHIRLGL, from the coding sequence ATGCATCAGACTCATATGATAATCGATGGGGAGCAGCTTTCCATCTCATCCCATAATGCGAAGACGATCTACAATCCGGCAGACCAGGAGGCAGTAGCTGTTGTATCATCTGGAACCCGCCAGCATGCCCGATTGGCCCTGGAGGCGGCGAAGAGGGCATTTGCAGTCTGGTCTGAAACCTCCAGCGAAAAGAGAGCGGAGATACTGCATTCTGCCGCTGAGCTGGTGCGGGAGAGATCTGAGACCATGGCCCGCCTGCTGACCCAGGAGCAGGGAAAGCCTCTGAAGAATGCCCGGGCTGAGATCCTCTCCTCTGCCGATATCCTGGACTACTATGCTGAAGAGGGCAGAAGGAACGTCGGAGAGTGGTTGGCAACCCACCGGGGCAGGAGCATCGTCATCCGCCAGCCGGTGGGAGTCGCTGCCCTCATCACTCCCTGGAACTATCCGGTGGACCTTCTCTCCTGGAAGGTGGGGCCGTGCCTGGCTGCAGGTTGCACATTTGTGGCCAAACCACCCAGCCGTGCCCCCGTCGCCGCCACAGAGTTCTTGCGAGCAGTCCATGAGGCCGGCCTTCCCGCAGGGGCAGTCAATGTGGTCCACGGCCCGGGCGAAGAGGTGGGCGCAGAACTGGTGGAAAACCCCATCTCCAGGAAGATCGCCTTCACCGGCCAGACTGAGACCGGAAGATGGATAATGGCCCATGCAGCCGATCGGATCAAGCGCGTCTCCCTGGAGCTGGGGGGGAACTCGCCCTTCATCGTCTGTGCTGATACCGATATCGAAAAAGCGGCTGCTGCCTGCGCCCAGAGGGCCTTCTCCAACATGGGACAGATCTGCATCAGCGTCAACCGGGTCTATGTAGCAGAGGAGATAGCAGAGGAGTTTGGCGAGCTACTGGTCCGCCAGGCTGAGCGGCTGAGGATCGGCAACGGCCTGGAGGAGAATGTGGACCTGGGACCGATGTTCAGCAGAGAGCAGAGATCCAGGACCAAAGAGCATGTGGCCGATGCCCTGAACAAGGGAGCTGAGCTGCTCTCCGGCGGCCGGGAGCCTGAGGGGGAGGCCTTCGATAAGGGCTACTTCTTCCTGCCCACCGTCCTGGGCGGGGCCGACCACAGCATGAGGATCATGAGGGAGGAGACCTTCGGGCCGGTAGCTCCGGTCATGAGATTCAAGACCCTGGATGAGGCCATAAGGCTGGCAAACGACTCGAATTACGGCCTTGCAGCATACATCTACACCAGCGACATCACCACAGGCATTCGGGCAGCAGAGAGGCTGGAGGCAGGAGGGGTAGGGGTCAACATCAACAATGTCATGGACCATCAGATGCCCTTTGGAGGCTGGAAGGAGAGCGGCATCGGCCGGGAGTTGGGGCTCTACGGCCTGCAGTCATTCCTGGAGATAAAGCATATCCGTCTGGGGCTATGA
- a CDS encoding transcriptional regulator encodes MKSPCEEIVWDVLPSIRAAIAEELIKRGISQKDVSRMLGITPPAVSQYVSKKRGYNIEFREDIREAIGELAEDLIEGKVDDLVKRICGICRMLQEDESACIPTRCKGK; translated from the coding sequence ATGAAGTCGCCATGTGAGGAGATCGTCTGGGATGTGCTTCCCAGCATCAGAGCGGCTATTGCCGAAGAGCTGATCAAGAGAGGAATATCTCAGAAGGATGTATCCAGGATGCTGGGAATCACCCCGCCCGCTGTATCCCAGTATGTCTCAAAGAAGAGGGGCTATAATATTGAATTCAGAGAGGATATCAGGGAAGCTATAGGAGAGTTGGCTGAGGATCTCATCGAGGGAAAGGTCGATGATCTGGTAAAGAGGATTTGTGGGATTTGCCGCATGCTTCAAGAGGATGAGAGTGCTTGTATCCCTACAAGATGCAAAGGGAAATAG
- the larE gene encoding ATP-dependent sacrificial sulfur transferase LarE: MDLKRRIGERRSLLVSYSGGVDSSLLARLAHDVLGERAMAVILDSETYPRGELEKAVALAEAIGLRLRVERFSILDDRDFALNPATRCYICKKKGIAILKRVALEEGIDCIADGVNADDLDDYRPGIAACSEEGIWHPFIDSGLTKKDIRSLVRDLGLPVWDKPSSACLASRIPYNERITEEGLRMVEEGEEYLKGLGFGQLRVRMQGRTARIELEDRDMERALLQREEIAMRLKGIGFEYVTLDLEGYRSGSSNEVL, encoded by the coding sequence ATGGATCTGAAACGCCGGATTGGAGAGAGGAGGAGTCTTCTTGTCTCTTATTCTGGAGGAGTGGACAGCAGCCTCCTGGCCAGGCTGGCTCATGATGTCCTGGGTGAGAGGGCTATGGCAGTGATCTTGGACAGCGAGACCTATCCCAGAGGCGAGCTGGAGAAAGCTGTTGCCCTGGCAGAAGCCATCGGCCTCAGGCTGAGGGTGGAGAGGTTCTCCATCCTCGATGACCGGGATTTCGCCCTGAACCCAGCCACACGCTGCTATATCTGCAAAAAAAAGGGCATCGCCATTCTCAAGAGGGTAGCACTTGAAGAGGGCATTGACTGCATCGCCGATGGGGTGAACGCCGACGATCTCGATGATTACAGGCCTGGCATCGCCGCCTGCAGCGAGGAGGGGATCTGGCATCCATTCATCGACTCAGGGTTAACCAAAAAGGATATCCGCTCCCTGGTCAGAGATCTGGGACTGCCAGTCTGGGACAAACCCTCATCCGCCTGTCTGGCCTCGCGCATTCCCTATAATGAGAGGATCACAGAGGAGGGCTTGAGGATGGTGGAGGAGGGGGAGGAGTACCTGAAGGGCCTGGGCTTTGGACAGCTGCGAGTGAGGATGCAGGGAAGAACGGCACGAATCGAGCTGGAGGACCGGGATATGGAACGGGCATTACTCCAGCGGGAGGAGATCGCCATGAGGCTGAAGGGCATTGGCTTTGAATATGTGACCCTGGATTTAGAGGGCTACAGAAGCGGCAGCTCAAACGAGGTATTGTGA
- a CDS encoding aminotransferase class V-fold PLP-dependent enzyme, which translates to MNYLNVQEIRSDFPILGDLIDLIYLDNAATSLTPEPVLEVLLGYYRHYRANVGRGVYRQAQMADQRYRDAHQKVAAFVGGEDGTAIFTRNATESINMVARGLDWKRGDRIVTTLLEHHSNLLPWMRLKQKGIDLEVIAPDRAGRIDLADLERAINRKTRLVAMSHLSNSLGSIQPAREVGRICRERGALFLLDAAQSLPHMQVSVRDIDCDFLCFSGHKMLAPTGSGVLWARAGCLAGKGQEQESGKKAGGSALEPLLVGGGMVEDVFEDSFTIKQGYEGYEAGTPDISAGIGLGAAVDYLARTGMEKIHEHEMMLTRKLLNGLEGIEGLQVYGPGSDSLKMRGGVVSFGIEGLLPHEIALMLDQASNICIRSGHHCCLPLMRHLGLKNGTARASLYLYNTEVEVEKLLGTLEQIARMA; encoded by the coding sequence GTGAATTATCTGAATGTTCAAGAGATAAGATCCGATTTTCCCATCCTCGGCGATCTCATCGATCTCATATACCTGGATAATGCCGCCACCAGCCTCACCCCGGAACCAGTCTTAGAGGTGCTCTTGGGCTACTACCGCCATTACAGGGCCAATGTGGGGCGAGGGGTCTACCGCCAGGCTCAGATGGCCGACCAGAGATACAGAGACGCTCACCAGAAGGTGGCAGCCTTTGTGGGTGGCGAGGATGGAACGGCAATCTTCACCAGGAATGCTACCGAGTCCATCAATATGGTCGCCCGTGGCCTGGACTGGAAGAGGGGGGACAGGATCGTCACCACATTGCTCGAGCACCACTCCAACCTCCTGCCCTGGATGAGGCTGAAGCAGAAGGGGATCGATCTGGAGGTCATAGCTCCGGACAGAGCAGGAAGGATCGATCTGGCCGATTTGGAGAGGGCCATAAACAGGAAGACCAGGCTTGTGGCCATGAGCCATCTATCCAATTCCCTGGGCAGCATTCAGCCTGCAAGAGAGGTTGGCCGGATCTGCCGGGAGAGAGGAGCCCTCTTTCTACTGGATGCTGCTCAGTCCCTGCCCCATATGCAGGTGAGTGTCAGGGACATAGATTGCGATTTTCTCTGTTTCTCCGGCCACAAGATGCTCGCCCCCACCGGCTCTGGGGTTCTCTGGGCCAGGGCAGGCTGCCTTGCGGGCAAAGGGCAGGAGCAGGAGAGCGGGAAGAAGGCGGGCGGCAGTGCACTTGAGCCCCTGCTGGTGGGAGGAGGGATGGTGGAGGATGTCTTCGAGGACAGCTTCACCATCAAACAGGGCTATGAGGGCTATGAGGCGGGAACGCCTGACATCTCCGCTGGCATTGGCCTTGGGGCTGCAGTGGACTATCTGGCCCGAACAGGGATGGAAAAGATCCATGAGCATGAGATGATGCTCACCAGGAAGCTTCTAAACGGGCTGGAGGGCATAGAAGGCCTGCAGGTCTACGGACCGGGGAGTGATAGCCTGAAGATGCGGGGAGGGGTGGTCTCCTTCGGGATTGAGGGTCTATTGCCCCATGAGATCGCTCTGATGCTTGACCAGGCCTCAAACATCTGTATTCGCTCCGGGCATCACTGCTGCCTTCCTCTGATGAGGCATCTGGGGCTTAAGAATGGCACCGCCCGGGCATCGCTCTATCTTTACAATACCGAGGTGGAGGTCGAGAAGCTCTTGGGGACGTTGGAGCAGATCGCCAGGATGGCCTAG
- the fdhD gene encoding formate dehydrogenase accessory sulfurtransferase FdhD has protein sequence MIEDFECLRVDGDVVHRAACPVVEEVPLSIFINGRHFTTAMISPQMRREFVAGHLYSERIVSQVQEIESLEVEGDVARVIVTNPIRAVVPRRPIVSGCGGIASFLDEARLPRIRSGLTISMEQAREAMKAISLSKTHIATGGVHSVGLFDQSGPLTIVEDISRHNALDKAIGIQILKGEEFDFGRMFAACTGRVSSDMALKCSVAGIPIVVSRGATTGLAISIAQRTGLGIIGFLRGKRLTVYSNPERFEIG, from the coding sequence GTGATTGAGGACTTTGAGTGTTTGAGGGTGGATGGTGATGTGGTCCACAGGGCCGCCTGCCCAGTGGTAGAGGAGGTGCCCCTCTCCATTTTCATTAACGGCCGCCATTTTACCACTGCCATGATCAGCCCCCAGATGAGACGGGAGTTTGTGGCCGGGCATCTTTATTCTGAGAGGATTGTCTCCCAGGTGCAGGAGATCGAGTCTTTGGAGGTGGAGGGGGATGTGGCCCGGGTCATCGTCACCAACCCCATCCGGGCGGTAGTTCCCAGGAGGCCGATTGTGAGCGGCTGCGGGGGAATTGCCTCCTTTCTGGATGAGGCCAGGCTTCCCAGGATACGATCCGGTCTGACTATAAGCATGGAGCAGGCGAGGGAGGCGATGAAGGCCATATCCCTCTCCAAGACGCACATAGCTACGGGCGGGGTGCATTCTGTGGGTTTATTCGATCAGTCCGGCCCTCTCACCATTGTTGAGGATATCAGCCGCCATAACGCATTGGACAAGGCCATAGGGATTCAGATCCTCAAGGGGGAGGAATTCGACTTTGGGCGGATGTTTGCTGCCTGCACCGGCCGGGTCTCCTCTGATATGGCCCTGAAGTGCTCTGTGGCAGGCATACCAATAGTTGTCTCCCGCGGTGCGACGACAGGCCTTGCCATATCCATTGCCCAGAGGACGGGCCTTGGTATCATCGGTTTCCTGCGGGGCAAGAGGCTGACCGTTTACAGTAATCCAGAGAGGTTTGAGATTGGCTGA
- a CDS encoding TIGR00269 family protein translates to MAEEGMLCSLCRKRAVISQRYLGRQLCQDHFVRDFEGRMVQSIERSRMIEEGERIAVAVSGGKDSTALLFALSRAFAEREVELVAVTVDEGIAGYRDDTILAAERIARQLGIEQVIVSFREEYGYDLDEMVVGSEVAPCTHCGVFRKSSLNRAAKRLGAAKLATGHNQDDEAQSVMMNYLKGDIERLMRFRPRREQPGLVPRIKPLRDLPEKEIALYSILNGIYFESRECPYAQLALRADVRDMMNRMESLFPGTRQRTLRGFERIEALCKEGWGQMELAECRECGEPCVGERCKACELLGRLRG, encoded by the coding sequence TTGGCTGAGGAGGGAATGCTCTGCTCTCTGTGCCGGAAACGGGCGGTAATCTCCCAGCGCTACCTCGGCCGGCAGCTCTGCCAGGATCATTTCGTCCGGGATTTCGAGGGGCGGATGGTCCAGAGCATTGAGAGAAGCAGGATGATCGAGGAGGGGGAGAGGATTGCTGTGGCGGTAAGCGGGGGGAAGGATAGCACCGCCCTTCTCTTTGCCCTGTCCAGGGCCTTCGCCGAAAGGGAGGTGGAGCTGGTGGCGGTTACTGTGGATGAGGGCATCGCCGGCTACCGGGATGATACCATCCTGGCTGCAGAGAGGATCGCCCGGCAGTTGGGGATCGAGCAGGTGATCGTCTCTTTCCGGGAGGAGTACGGCTATGATCTGGACGAGATGGTGGTGGGATCTGAGGTTGCCCCCTGCACCCACTGCGGTGTCTTCCGCAAGAGCTCATTGAACCGGGCGGCGAAACGCCTGGGCGCAGCAAAGCTTGCCACCGGGCACAATCAGGATGATGAGGCTCAGTCGGTGATGATGAACTATCTGAAAGGGGACATAGAGCGATTGATGCGCTTCCGCCCCCGCAGAGAGCAGCCGGGGTTGGTGCCCAGGATCAAGCCCCTGCGAGACCTTCCTGAGAAGGAGATCGCCCTTTATTCCATTCTCAATGGCATCTATTTCGAGTCGAGGGAATGCCCTTATGCTCAGCTGGCTCTGAGAGCAGATGTGCGGGATATGATGAATCGGATGGAGAGCCTCTTTCCCGGAACCCGGCAGAGGACATTGAGGGGATTCGAGAGGATCGAGGCTCTCTGCAAAGAGGGCTGGGGGCAGATGGAGCTGGCAGAGTGCAGGGAGTGCGGTGAGCCCTGTGTGGGAGAGAGATGCAAGGCCTGCGAGCTATTGGGCAGGCTGAGGGGATGA
- a CDS encoding CDC48 family AAA ATPase, with the protein MAEEVTLKIIEARPTDVGRGIARVDPQILNEMGWQAGDVVSILGKKKTAAMVWPGYPEDTGTGVVRLDGNTRRNAGVSIDDRVPLKIAQAVPAETVLFAPTVPLRITGGEEYLKRYMEGRVITRGDIIEISVMGRKIELMATRVSPTKEGTVIGERTKINISDKPAKEEKIGPLITYEDIGGLSAEIKKVREMIELPMKHPELFERLGVEAPKGVLLYGPPGTGKTLLAKALASETHAHFETLSGPEIMSKYYGESEEKLRQLFKTAEEHAPSIILIDEIDSIAPKREEVTGEVERRVVAQLLALMDGMETRGKVVVIAATNRPDSIDPALRRPGRFDREIEIGVPNRNSRLEILQIHTRGMPLAKDVNQEKLADVTHGFVGADLAALAREAAMRAIRRVLPEIDLEVESIPAETLNKIEVNNEDFHSALREMEPSAMREVMIESPNVHWNEIGGLDDVKQQLIESVEWPLTYAKLFEHMDAKPPRGILLYGPPGTGKTMLAKAVATESQANFISIKGPEFLSKWVGESEKAVRETFRKARQAAPSVVFLDEIDSIAPTRGGMSSDSHVTERVISQILTELDGLESLNDVMVIAATNRPDIIDAALLRPGRFDRLIEIGMPDEEARLEILKIHTAKKPLAEDVDLEDMAKRTDKFSGADLGAVVNESVMLAIREYVLAGQCKADDEICEYKVSKKHFEEALKKVQPTASEFELYKKFSKAKAA; encoded by the coding sequence ATGGCAGAAGAAGTCACACTTAAGATCATTGAAGCCCGCCCCACTGATGTGGGAAGGGGCATTGCCAGGGTTGACCCGCAGATATTGAATGAGATGGGCTGGCAGGCGGGAGATGTTGTAAGCATCCTGGGAAAGAAGAAGACTGCAGCAATGGTCTGGCCGGGCTATCCCGAGGATACAGGCACAGGCGTAGTCCGGCTGGACGGAAACACCCGCAGGAACGCCGGTGTAAGCATAGACGACCGGGTTCCACTCAAGATCGCACAGGCCGTACCGGCTGAGACTGTGCTCTTCGCTCCTACTGTTCCCCTTCGCATCACCGGCGGGGAGGAGTACCTGAAGAGATACATGGAAGGCCGGGTAATAACCCGGGGCGACATAATCGAGATCTCTGTGATGGGCAGAAAGATCGAGCTCATGGCCACCCGCGTCTCTCCCACCAAGGAGGGGACGGTGATCGGCGAGCGGACAAAGATCAATATCTCTGATAAGCCGGCCAAAGAGGAGAAGATCGGACCTCTCATCACTTATGAGGACATAGGCGGCCTCTCTGCGGAGATCAAGAAGGTCAGGGAGATGATTGAGCTTCCCATGAAGCACCCAGAGCTGTTCGAGCGGCTGGGGGTTGAGGCACCCAAGGGGGTTCTGCTCTACGGTCCGCCTGGCACGGGCAAGACTCTGCTGGCCAAGGCTCTGGCCTCTGAGACCCATGCTCACTTCGAGACCTTGAGCGGTCCGGAGATCATGTCCAAGTACTATGGCGAATCCGAGGAGAAGCTCAGACAGCTATTCAAGACTGCCGAGGAGCATGCACCTTCCATCATCCTCATCGATGAGATCGACTCCATCGCTCCCAAGAGAGAGGAGGTAACAGGGGAGGTGGAACGCCGGGTGGTAGCTCAGCTCTTAGCCCTGATGGACGGCATGGAGACCCGGGGCAAGGTGGTGGTCATCGCTGCCACCAACCGGCCGGACTCCATCGATCCAGCCCTGCGCAGGCCGGGAAGGTTCGACAGGGAGATTGAGATCGGAGTTCCCAACAGGAACTCCCGTCTGGAGATCCTGCAGATCCATACCAGAGGAATGCCCCTGGCCAAGGACGTGAACCAGGAGAAGCTCGCCGATGTGACCCATGGCTTCGTGGGAGCAGATCTCGCTGCCCTGGCCAGGGAGGCGGCCATGCGCGCCATCCGCCGGGTGCTGCCGGAGATCGATCTGGAGGTCGAGTCCATACCAGCAGAGACCCTCAACAAGATCGAGGTCAACAACGAGGACTTCCATTCAGCCCTGCGGGAGATGGAGCCCTCTGCCATGCGCGAGGTGATGATCGAATCACCCAATGTGCACTGGAATGAGATCGGCGGACTGGATGATGTCAAGCAGCAGCTGATAGAGTCTGTGGAATGGCCCTTGACCTATGCCAAGCTCTTCGAGCATATGGATGCCAAGCCGCCGCGAGGAATTCTGCTCTACGGCCCCCCTGGAACGGGCAAGACCATGCTCGCCAAAGCTGTGGCTACGGAGAGCCAGGCCAACTTCATCAGCATCAAGGGCCCGGAGTTCCTGAGCAAATGGGTGGGCGAATCGGAGAAGGCGGTGAGAGAGACCTTCCGCAAGGCCAGACAGGCAGCACCATCGGTGGTCTTCCTGGATGAGATCGACTCCATCGCTCCCACCAGGGGGGGCATGAGCAGCGACTCTCATGTCACAGAGAGGGTGATCTCTCAGATCCTCACTGAGCTGGACGGCCTGGAGTCGCTGAACGATGTGATGGTGATCGCCGCCACCAACCGGCCGGATATCATCGATGCCGCCCTGCTCCGTCCGGGCAGGTTCGACAGGCTGATCGAGATCGGTATGCCAGATGAGGAGGCCCGCCTGGAGATCCTGAAGATCCACACCGCCAAGAAGCCCCTGGCTGAGGACGTGGATTTAGAGGACATGGCCAAGAGAACGGACAAGTTCTCCGGCGCCGACCTGGGTGCAGTGGTCAATGAGTCAGTGATGCTGGCCATCCGGGAGTATGTCCTCGCCGGCCAATGCAAGGCAGATGATGAGATCTGCGAGTACAAGGTCTCTAAAAAACACTTTGAGGAGGCACTGAAGAAGGTCCAGCCTACTGCTTCGGAGTTCGAGCTGTACAAGAAGTTCTCCAAAGCCAAGGCAGCATAG